TGGCGCTTCCCCATGACCTTTTCTAGATGCAGGCATGGAAACGTCCAATATACGCAGAGAAATACCCCGGCTGTCAATGTGCCGGGGTATTTCTTTTTGCCCACCCGCCCTTTTACCCACCCGCCCCTTTTCGCCCGCCCGTGGGCGGCGGCTTCCCGTGCGGGGCGTCACCCGGGGGACGGCAGGGCCTCGACGAAGTGGAGGGGCTCGTCCAGGTCCACGTACCGCAGGATGCGGCACGTCCGGCTCGACTCGGGGCAGTACACCGAGAACGCACCGCCCCGGCGGGTCGTCCGGCCGCGCACCCGCAGCAGCAGGGAGAGCCCTGCGCAGTCCATGAAGGTGACGCGGCTCAGGTCGGCGACGACCCGGGACGGGCGCCCGCTCAGCGCCCGGTCGATGGACGGGCCGAGCCTGAGCCCGGCATAGAGGTCCAGCTCCCCGGCGAGCGCGAGGACGAGCGCGCCGCCGACAGGGCGGACTTCCACGGTCTGTTCGACAACCGATTCCGGCATGATCTGCACCCCAGGTACCTCATGGACGATCAACGGAGTCTGCTGGACTCACCGGGGTCTGGGATGGCCGTGATGAACGTACGCAACAGGCCCCGCGCAGAATCGGTTAGCCATCCAAATACGACACGTACGAGTGGAATCCAGCAAAGCGCCTTGACGGGCAGCGGGTTCCGGCGCGGGCCATCGGGGCGTTCCCCGGGAC
This is a stretch of genomic DNA from Streptomyces sp. NBC_00237. It encodes these proteins:
- a CDS encoding STAS domain-containing protein, with translation MPESVVEQTVEVRPVGGALVLALAGELDLYAGLRLGPSIDRALSGRPSRVVADLSRVTFMDCAGLSLLLRVRGRTTRRGGAFSVYCPESSRTCRILRYVDLDEPLHFVEALPSPG